In Sporichthyaceae bacterium, the following proteins share a genomic window:
- a CDS encoding DUF1524 domain-containing protein, with amino-acid sequence MIRRRRWTFVAAMLALSLSGCGGAGGSAGSASGSSAEPNPPATGPANTAPASGTAAALLATLAVKGRAPMTGYSREQFGQAWADVDRNGCDTRNDVLRRDLTGLALRPGTHDCVVVSGTRADPYTGQDLHYVRGGSVGVDIDHVVALGDAWATGAQYWPVAERIALANDPGNLLAVDASANRQKGDADAASWLPPQKSYRCAYVARQVAVKAKYGLWATAAERDAIGRVLTTCPVQPAPAVGLMVLAAPGLGVVPTASATPRSSTTSAGTDPQFATCAEARAHGYGPYTRADTEYGWYRDADGDGTVCES; translated from the coding sequence GTGATCCGGCGCCGGAGGTGGACCTTCGTCGCCGCGATGCTGGCGCTGAGCTTGAGCGGCTGCGGCGGCGCGGGAGGTTCGGCGGGGTCGGCGAGCGGGTCCAGCGCGGAGCCGAACCCGCCGGCCACCGGCCCGGCGAACACGGCACCGGCCTCCGGAACCGCGGCCGCGCTGCTCGCCACGCTGGCGGTGAAGGGGCGCGCGCCGATGACCGGCTACAGCCGGGAACAATTCGGCCAGGCCTGGGCCGACGTGGACCGTAACGGCTGCGACACCCGCAATGACGTGTTGCGCCGGGACCTCACCGGCCTCGCGTTGCGTCCGGGCACGCACGACTGTGTGGTGGTGTCCGGGACGCGCGCCGATCCCTACACCGGGCAGGACCTGCACTACGTCCGGGGCGGCAGCGTCGGCGTGGACATCGACCACGTGGTCGCGCTCGGTGACGCCTGGGCCACCGGGGCGCAGTACTGGCCGGTGGCCGAACGCATCGCGTTGGCCAACGACCCGGGGAATCTGCTCGCGGTGGACGCCTCGGCGAACCGGCAGAAGGGCGACGCGGACGCGGCCAGTTGGCTGCCGCCGCAGAAGTCCTATCGATGTGCCTATGTAGCGCGGCAGGTCGCGGTGAAGGCCAAGTACGGGTTGTGGGCCACCGCCGCCGAGCGGGACGCAATCGGTCGGGTGCTCACCACCTGCCCGGTCCAACCGGCGCCGGCGGTCGGCCTGATGGTGCTTGCCGCGCCGGGGTTAGGTGTGGTGCCGACCGCATCGGCAACGCCGCGGTCGTCCACCACGTCCGCGGGGACTGACCCGCAATTCGCCACCTGTGCCGAGGCGCGTGCACACGGGTATGGGCCTTACACCAGAGCCGACACGGAGTATGGCTGGTACCGCGACGCCGATGGCGACGGGACGGTCTGCGAGAGCTAA